The Microcaecilia unicolor chromosome 6, aMicUni1.1, whole genome shotgun sequence genome includes a window with the following:
- the FDXR gene encoding NADPH:adrenodoxin oxidoreductase, mitochondrial codes for MGARWWICGVSSGRNLRSLAARLHPAVVLGLGKLLSTASSTPQVCVVGSGPAGFYTAQHLLKHHKQVQVDIYEKLPVPFGLVRFGVAPDHPEVKNVINSFTQTAHSDRCAFYGNITVGKDVTVEELQQAYHAVVLSYGAEDNRMLGISGEHLPGVYSARAFVGWYNGLPENQNLEPDLSSETAVILGQGNVALDVARILLTPPDLLRKTDITAHSLEAIAHSKVKRVWLVGRRGPLQVAFTIKELREMINLPGTKPLLRPGDFEGLRDVIKDVPRPRKRLTELMIKSALEKPYEREAARWVSATREWGLKFLRSPTEILPGVNGKQAVGIRLAVNRLEGSGESAVAVPTGEFENVECGLILSSIGYKSLPIAPSLPFDAKQGIIPNSMGRVHNVPGLYCSGWVKRGPTGVIITTMNDSFDTAQSVLDDLSSGVLDTSICKPGFPSLKEMLQHRGVHSVSFSDWEKINAAETAKGSEVGKPREKILDLQLMLQLARQ; via the exons ATGGGTGCAAGGTGGTGGATCTGTGGTGTTTCTTCTGGGCGCAACCTCCGGAGTCTCGCGGCCCGTCTGCATCCTGCAGTGGTCTTGG GTTTAGGGAAGCTGCTCTCCACTGCATCCTCCACACCTCAGGTATGCGTCGTGGGTAGTGGTCCAGCAGGGTTTTATACTGCGCAGCACCTTTTAAAG CATCAtaagcaggtgcaggtggacatTTATGAGAAGCTACCTGTACCCTTTGGCCTTGTGCGTTTTGGTGTGGCACCGGACCATCCGGAGGTAAAG AACGTGATAAACAGTTTCACTCAGACAGCACATTCCGACCGCTGCGCCTTCTACGGAAATATCACCGTTGGCAAGGACGTAACTGTGGAGGAGCTGCAGCAGGCGTATCACGCTGTAGTGCTG AGTTATGGCGCTGAAGATAATCGCATGCTGGGAATCTCCGGGGAGCACCTTCCTGGAGTTTATTCCGCCAGAGCCTTTGTGGGCTGGTACAATGGGTTGCCCGAGAACCAAAAC CTTGAACCAGACCTAAGCAGCGAGACTGCTGTGATTCTGGGACAGGGAAATGTCGCTCTGGATGTTGCACGGATTTTGCTAACGCCACCTGATCTGCTGAGG AAAACGGACATTACTGCACATTCCCTAGAAGCAATTGCGCACAGCAAGGTGAAACGGGTATGGCTTGTTGGCCGGAGGGGTCCTCTCCAGGTGGCATTTACCATAAAG GAACTGCGAGAGATGATTAATTTGCCTGGAACCAAGCCACTCCTGCGTCCAGGTGACTTTGAAGGCCTCAGGGATGTGATTAAAG ATGTTCCCAGACCACGGAAGCGACTGACAGAGCTGATGATCAAATCTGCACTGGAAAAACCCTACGAGAGAGAAGCAGCTCGCTGGGTGTCGGCCACAAGAGAGTGGGGCCTGAAATTCCTGCGTAGTCCCACTGAGATCCTGCCCGGCGTTAATGGGAAGCAGGCTGTGGGGATCAGATTGGCCGTCAATAGACTTGAG ggctcaggggagtCTGCTGTGGCTGTTCCCACAGGAGAGTTTGAGAACGTTGAGTGTGGATTGATCCTAAGCAGCATCGGCTATAAGAGTCTTCCAATTGCTCCATCTCTGCCTTTTGATGCCAAGCAAGGAATAATCCCTAACAGCATGGGCCGAGTTCATAATGTCCCAG GTCTATATTGTAGCGGCTGGGTGAAGAGAGGTCCCACTGGGGTGATCATAACTACCATGAATGATAGCTTTGATACTGCCCAGTCGGTGCTAGATGACCTCAGCTCTGGAGTTCTGGACACTTCTATCTGCAAGCCTGGTTTTCCGTCCCTGAAGGAAATGCTGCAGCACCGAG GAGTTCACTCTGTTTCCTTCTCTGACTGGGAGAAAATTAATGCTGCTGAAACTGCAAAGGGAAGTGAGGTTGGGAAACCCCGGGAGAAGATCTTGGACCTTCAGCTGATGCTGCAACTGGCTAGGCAGTGA